Proteins encoded together in one Vigna angularis cultivar LongXiaoDou No.4 chromosome 5, ASM1680809v1, whole genome shotgun sequence window:
- the LOC108339636 gene encoding 54S ribosomal protein L24, mitochondrial-like: MAFRGKEMMKKILKTVGENGLNKRDKETLEKCMPRSKVVMNRAKRGLFAGRHIQFGNCVSEDGGNKTRRTWKPNVQEKRLFSYILDRHVRVKVTTHAIRCIDKAGGIDEYLLKTPYHKMDTEMGILWKAKIEKLYEELGQKEVVFFSPEAEAKFEQDFKDLKLSEREARKEVRRKMYTGMSKHERVPISYILASDKLKAGSVVSN; encoded by the exons ATGGCGTTCAGAGGAAAagaaatgatgaagaaaattcTGAAGACGGTGGGAGAGAATGGTTTGAATAAAAGAGATAAGGAAACGTTGGAGAAATGCATGCCTCGAAGCAAGGTTGTGATGAATCGCGCAAAACGTGGTCTCTTTGCCGGGCGACACATTCAGTTTGGAAATTGTGTCAGTGAAGATGGCGGTAACAA GACAAGGAGAACTTGGAAACCGAATGTGCAGGAAAAGCGGCTCTTCAGCTACATCCTAGATCGTCACGTTCGTGTTAAAGTGACCACACATGCCATCCGATGCATAGACAAGGCAGGTGGGATTGATGAGTACTTGCTGAAAACTCCTTATCACAAGATGGACACTGAAATGGGCATTCTCTGGAAGgcaaaaattgagaaattgtaTGAAGAGCTTGGCCAAAAGGAGGTTGTATTCTTTTCACCTGAGGCTGAAGCGAAGTTTGAGCAGGACTTTAAAGATTTGAAACTGTCTGAAAGGGAAGCACGAAAGGAGGTTAGAAGAAAGATGTACACTGGGATGAGCAAGCACGAACGGGTTCCCATTTCGTATATCTTAGCTTCTGACAAGCTCAAAGCTGGAAGCGTTGTTTCTAATTAA